The Amblyomma americanum isolate KBUSLIRL-KWMA chromosome 11, ASM5285725v1, whole genome shotgun sequence genome includes the window ggtgaggagggaagtctccctcatggggaaaagggaacggcgacgggagcgccacctcgtaggttacgcggaattctgcggaaccggagagaggcccttcgggatccgaccagcgtcgtgagcggttggagccgcacgctcccgtcaccttccgcggccggCGCACGGGGaaccgttgtgccttgccgctggacttctggttccaggcagcgaagcgagtgcagcaaacggcagcaaacgcgcgctctggtcgccttccccagcaattGCTAGGggatggctttgcctcaagaatgcggcgcgcacggggagaacccggccgccattatcggcgcatacaaacattcgccgccgatacctccgaagttgcgcctctgccccagccggtaagtcggaagtccttcttacgtagccttctatttccgaggaatgcctcgttgatgttttgtagctagctggcccgctctgtgtattaattgcaagtgtaataaatagcatttgagtgttcacgctgtgtcgttccttccctttgtccctcgagcacgaacccctccgctgttagcgagcggaaacgctgcatccgcggagtgggagtgcgggcggggcgaaaggctttgtttccccaGTATTTCCACAACATCTATCTATAGATGAAGAAAATACGGCGATCACAAAGGTAGCTATCGATGCAGCTTCAAGATCAATCCCCCGTCCATGTGGAAATCTTCCAAACTGTTCGAAACCGTGATGGAAAGAAGACTGCCGTCAATCGAGGAAAGCACGAAACAAGGCATGGCAGATCCTCAAGCGGTATCCAACCATCACAAATCTCATAacgtttaaaaaaacaaaaccaaaaggACGTTATGTTCGGCGGAAAGCAAAGGACGGGTCATGGAAAACGTTCTTTTCTGGAGTAAACAGCCGTACTTTAGAGAATCtagtgtggaaaaaaaaatacgcaagaTGGCTGATGAAAACAGGGCGTTTACGATCCATCTTAATAAAACTGATGCTGGGAGTGCATCCCttaaagaacaggcagatatcttgggagaacatttaTATAATGTATCGATATCTGCAGGATGTACGGAGAAGTTTTTAAACATAAAGAAAACGTCGAAAAAAGACGCTTCCACACTCAAGTGCAAGCGAAGAGTACAACTGCGATTTCACACTGTATGAACTCGAACTCGTGTTAGCAAACTGCAAGGCCACTGTGGTCGGTTCTGATGTAATTCATTACAGCATGCTGCAATATCTCTCTCCTTCACTTGAAATATTGCTGTCCTTTTTTAACCGTATTTGGGAGAAAGATGAACAGCCTAATGAATGGGAAACTGCAATAGCCTTCCCAATACTCAAGCCGGGAAAAACCGATGCATTGCAGAATGCTATCGTCCGATAACTCTGACCAGCTGTCTCCGCAAAACCTTTGAACGTTTCGTCAGTACGAGGCTAGTGTACGTTTTAGAAATGAACAAGCGAATAGATCGATTCCAGTGCAGTTTCCGACGACACCGATCTAAGGTTAGATTTATGGGTGCGCCTTGAAACACATCCTGGAGGCACACGCAAATGGCCAATACTGTCTGTCGGTATTTTTTGATCTAGAAAaagtatacgacacaacctgaaGGTATGGAATCCCGCAGGACCTCGTCAACACTGGAATTACTGGAAAATTGATTCGCTGTAtggaaaacttctttttttcctttctacctTTAGAGTCCGATTGGGCAACACCCTTTCTCATGTGTTTATTGAAGAAAATGTAGTCCCCCAGGGTAGCGTATTGAGTGTGACGCTCTTTTCTCTAAAAATAAATTTATTAACTAATATCATTCCGCCTAGTGTACAGTACTCGTTGTACGTAGATGACTGCTAATCAGTTTTACTTCATAGAACTTTGCTATCTGCGAATGGCAATTACAAACAACTGTCGATCACCTCAAAAAATGGGCGGATGAAAATGGATTTAGGTTCTGTCCAGAAAAGACGGTTTCAATCTGCTTCTCATGCAAACGAGGCCTACTTTCACATCCATTCCTACATTTCAATGAAAAAACCATCCCTGTGAAATCAGAACAAAATTTTCTTTGTTTAATTTTTATTCGCAACTAACATTTTGACCACACATCAAACAGCTGAAACTCCGCACTCAGAAAGCAACAAATATCCTGAAAGTTCTCTCCCACAAGACATGGGGTGCAAACAGGCTTTGCTTACTCCGCCTATACAGGTCACTGATTCGCTCAAAGATGGACTACGGGTGCGTTGGTTATTTTTCAGCCCGACCATGCACAATGAAAACTCTAGACCCCGTTCATCATTCCggtctaaggataactttaggcGTATACCGAACATCACCTGTTCAAAGCTTACATGTCGAATGCCATGAACCATCCTTGTAATTTCGAAGAATGTTCTTAACACTGGCATACGCTTAAAAGATATTTTCATTGCCGGAACGCCCTCGCAAATCTATTTTGGAAAATACACGTCGGTCGGCTGTCTTCCGAAATAGGACATGATACGCACCAACATATATTTGTGCGggcagagaaagagaaagaaaataatgTAATACATACCAACAATAGCATTCAGGATAAACCTGACCGCCGAATAATGTGAACTCAATCTTTCTGTAGAGCATCTTTCCCCGTACGAAAATTACGTCGCACGCTGTATTAAAACGTCTTCTCAATGTAATTTTGCATTGGCAAAGTACGATAAGAAAGCTGTATCATTGGCATTTATAAAAAGGGAGTTTTTTGAAATTGAAGAAAAATATGGCGAATTTACACCTTTATACACAGATGGTTCAAAAATACGTGACCGGGTTGGTGCCGCTGCCGTTCAAAGGGGTTCAACGGGCCATGCCATTGTAATTAAGCCAAAAGCAAGCGTGTGCACTGCGGAATTGTATAAAATATTAACAGCACTGGATAAAATACGTAATCAACACAATAAAAACGCAGTAATATACACAGACTCCAAAAGTGCCATGACTGCAATTGGCTCGAAACAAAGATCAAAAACCCTTTTTTATTCTATATCCTGAAACAACTTCATCTGCTTGCAAAACGCGGGTACAACGTACATTTCTGCTGGGTTCCAAGACATGTTGGAATTCCGGGAAACGAGCTCGCCGACTCTGTGGCAGGAAATGCAACCAGGAGCGACATCTAAAAAATGAAGATTGCTTGCCAGGACTATAAAGGAATAATTATTCGAGCGCTGAAATCTAAATGGCAGATTGAATGTaaccatgaaaaaaaatgcacatcataaagcaaaacataaaaaataaaatgattgCCATCATAAAAACAGATTTTACGAAGTCATACATTCAAGACTACGAATCGGACCCACACACTTAACACACAATTATTTACTCATGGGAGCAGAACCATTAGAATGCGAGCACTGCAGGGGTCTGCTTTGTCATTCACATCCTTTTAACTTGTCTATTATATGAAGCGCATCGTCATATTCAATTTGCAAACCTTTACAAGTATAGCGTACACTTAGATCCATCTCTTTGGTTCGGTGATGAACCTAAGGTACCATTCGAAAAAGTTATGGAATTTCTTAATAGCATTTGAATTTtaagtttttagtttttttttcatatcagaTTATCTAAAGGATACCCTGCCACAGATTAGGAGGCGCTCAGCCATGCATGGTGTGAGGCAACTCTTCGCCCTCAAGCTCTTGGCAGTGCTCTACATTCAGCCTCCATTTCATTCTATTTTTACCGCCATGATAACACCACATTTTAGGTTATGATATTTCGATCTTGTGATTTTCTTCAAGCCGTATACACTGGATTTATAGTCTTTTCAATTTGTTTATTGCGCGCAGCGTTTCATAATTACAATATCTTTGTACAATTAAACTAGATTTAAATAAACATtgctttggcgctctttggccttagtcgCCTTTGCGCTAATAAACTCAAACAAGTCGCGTTTGAGCTAATAAACTCCCAACAAATTAGCCAAAACTTCAACCCGTTGCGTTCTGCTTGCTGTGCAGAGCAGCCTCTATAAATATTGGAGCCAATATTTACATAGTTTATTTGTTCATGCTCAAATCCACCAGTCCACTCCTTCATTTTCTTTGCAACGCGAAATGCGACCAGACTAATCCCGATGGATCGCTGCCACAAGCAACTGCTATCACCTATTTCCTAAGTGTTGTAGCTGCTTTTGGTTCCTTACCTCGAAgcttccttgccagctttaagttAAGCGCGGCCAATAACTGCAGGCATTCTTTACGGCAAGCGTTGAGCAAGCGTTTCGCTATTGCCGCCACCGAGTCATTCAATTCTTTGGTGGCGCGAGTCAGCCTAATAAACAGCTTCTTTTGTTATCCCTTTATAATGTATTCGTGGCTGTCAGGCGGCCGTTGCCATCGCGTAAGAAGATTAAATAATATATACACACTGGGATTGAAAGAATGTTCTGTTTGCATTATTTTGCCTTGAAAAGCTCGTTCAGCCAACGAAGGTGAAGAAGGCCAGAAATACGTCTAATTAGAATTTCGCTTTTCCTGTTAAAGTTCTGGTAACTTATACAGGGCTAAATAGGATGCAATAGAGCTCACTTGGTCCAAAAGAAGGCCCTAAAGCTTGCAGAGAATTTTTAGTTTTGGACAGGCAGCAGCGCAACTAACCGGCCTATTATTGGTTATATATTGGCAGTGGCCGGTCCTATAAAGACCAGACTGAAAACAGCCATTTAcgatattgggccaattacctgtaaGGATTGGGAGACAACAATAAAGCATACCAGTTGCAGCGATCAAGAAACAGCTACAGAGCGAATGGAATAATTCTTAGTAGTTCAATAGCCTCACAATGTTTGAGAAGAAAATGtggagaaatattttttttattgaaaatctGGACTCATAAGGCTTACGGGGGTTGTGAATCCTTGTCATGATCTGCTCCAGTGCATAAAGGCGACGTAAAAAGGGACATGTGTGACGGTCGAACGGCTTTTATAGTTCCAGAAGCGCCAAAGAAAACTCGGAGAGGCTTGTAAAACTGCCAGCCTATCTGATCTTTTAGGGTTAGCATTCTAAGCCGTAGACGCAGCCGGAAGAGAATTGGTCAGAATATATGAACGACGGCCCAGTTTCAGAGAAgttcgaagaaaggaagaatctTCATCTTTCTAGTTGTTTCTTGAATTACCTGCATTTTATACCTGTACTCTTACCTGTATTATGTCCCCTTATTCCAATTTAATTCCAACAcaggcagcacaggtaatcgtTTCAATATTGTGCAAGTTACCTGTGCTGGTGGGTAAATTGGCGTTATGCGTGCAACATAGATCAGCATATTCCCGATGTTGGCGGAGTATGTTTATGTTACGACACATTAGCTAAAATAGGAAAAGCTAGTGTTCAGaggccaagacaatcctgagcgTAGTGAGTGGGCGCCATCCTAGAACGTACTCCTCCCTTATAGAATCTATTTCTGGCATTAAATATGACGCTCGATAATTCTGCTGTCTtgcgagaccgtgcaagctaatCGACAGCCGTTTCTGCAACACACGCGTGCGACCTTCCGGGGTAAGGTCGGCATGAAAACTTGAACAGGTGATACTCAGTAatacttgttgcggggctagttggtgcatgtttccagaaaagggttgtagcgccgaaaaagacaacacatagcctTGTCCCGCCTctcttgctatgtgttgtctttttcgacACTACTTTTCTGGAAGGTGATATTCACGACAGATAAGGAAAATTCCTTGTCCCAGGCCAGACTTCAAGCATTTTCTCTTGTGAAAagaggaaaaatgaaaattggtttttggggaaaggaaatgacgcagtaacttcctcacttatctaggtggacacccgaaccacgccgtaagagaagggatagaggaggaagtgaaagaaaaaagaaagcggtTTTGCCTCTATAGAAACGCGGCTGCCGGTTTCGGGTtggaacccggatactccggcgcACTAGAagggcgccttaaccactgagccaccacgccgTGTGCAAATAGGTGAAATGTTTTAAAAAATGAACGCTAATTCAGCACGCAAGAAAACCAGTCATTTTGAGAAGAGCttcttaactatttattttcactCGCTAGAAGCATCGCATTGGCTGGTCCCGGTCGTCTCCTCCGCTATGGAGGCAATGTGCTCCAACTCAGTGTCGATCTGCCGCCGCAGCAGTGGGAAGAGGGAGCGGTACACGGCAGCCTGGTTCTGGTCCGAGTCCAGGTACACGGCAGCGGTCAGGGACTCGAATAAATCGGCAAGCGGCTTCGGAGGGGCCTGTGCCCTGTATCCCGGGTACTCCTTCGCTCCGGAGAAACAAAAAATGACGGTCGATTCGCTTAGTTACATGAACTATGCATAATCCACGCAAGCACTATGTGGCCGTTCTTTCGCATAGTTtctttgttttgcattttttatctTCGTATGACATTGATTATAATGGTTATGCTTCGTTAGGCGTCATATTTCTATGTGGTTGAAGTGGTATATGTGACATCTGTTCCTTGCGATGCTGGTATATGCTGTGCATGAAGCACAGCATATACcttccacaataatttttttacgCTATCATGGCAGTTTTATGCGTTCGTATCAGTCACGGTTACACTTAAAGGCTCGCGGTTACACTGTCTCCTTATCTGTAAAGTTGCTAGACACACATGAAAGATTGGAAATCCCAGATTCTACCTGTTGGGCGTATGAGGAGAGGAGGGGCAGCTCCTTAGCTTGGCTGGTGCTGTGAGAAGATTGCTATAGGATTGAGGCTTCATTCCCCGAGGTTAAGACAGACGCTGACATATTGGCATTTTCACAATGGCACTGCCTTTGCTTTAAAATATGGGAGCGAAGTAGTGAGGGCAAGTAGTCTTCATCGCAAGCAATGAGCTGTGTCGAATGCGTACAAGTAGCTGGAGCGTGAGGGTGGCCATGCAAAGTGTGGGTGCAGATTAGCCGACAGGATATCGTTCGCCGATTGCTAGACAAGGATTTTGCGCGAAGCTCCCTTTTTTTGCGCAAAAACTACATTGCCCGGGTGGTTTGGAGCATTAATGAGTCTTACAGAGCCGAGGTCTGTCACAGATGTCGGATCGCCTGATGTTACCTTTCATTGCCGAGGATACACGAAAAACCTTTTCGATATTTACATAGGACTGAGGTCACCTTAGCCTACGTTTGCTATCTATCCATCCTCCTCAGACTCCGGATTCATTTCTGCTGAGCTAGGTATTTATTTATCATTCCTTTGCATGTAACACCGCTTAATCCTTTTTAGCAGCCGTCGTTCCTGAATAATACTTTCAAGTTCGCGCTCCTAATCCTAACACCCTTCCGCATCACTACATCTGCCCCCATATCAGGCCTTCTCCTCCGAGTGAAGGCCTGATTTAATCATCGCCAGTTATGTGCACTTTGCCCCGATCAAAACAAGTCTCCTTGTCGAAACTTTGGCTAAGAACCCTGATGCACCTTTCCGTCGTTCTCTTTGTGTGTTTTCGCCCGCAGTACTAAGTTATGCCGCGAGATGGTCGAAAAATGACTGTTCAAAAAATAATTTAAGAAAGGGTTCTTCACAATGTCTTATTATAGCCTCCAAGAAAGCGAGGCATTCCTGATCAAAATTTTTTTTGGTTTCAAGCGATGGGAGTGCGGTTTGTTCAGAATTAGTGTTTTGttgcaaaacaaaggaaaataaaatgccGCTCTCTGCGCACGCAGGCGGATCAAGTAGgcattttttatttatcttttgGACTTGATTTTTTATTGAATAAAAAGTAACCTGATATCTCTCTTTATGCGTAGGTCTCAGCCTCATGTCCGTGCTTTTTTTTGTTGAGCGTGAACATAATTGACTAGCTCGCAAAAGTTTAGAGATACATTATGGGAAAAAATATCTTTTGTGGCGCAGTATAACAAGGTATTGGCGATcaccagaaaacaggtgaatcgcCTTAAGAAGAAAGTTGGTTGATCATTATCATCCTCAATCTAGCTACGTCCACGACAGAACAAAGGCCTCCCCCACATCTCTCCAGATTATGCTGTGCTGTGCCAACCGCAGCcaccttatcctcgcaaacttattaatctcatccgctcacctaactttctgccgccacctcTTACGCTTGCTCTTTTTTCCATACCCAGTCCGTTTTCTTTAACAAAATCTGTTATCTTGCTTTCACACTAATTACCTATAGAAGCACATTTCTTCCCTTTGTATTTGACTAGTATATCATTACCACGCGTTTGTCCCCTGACCCACTGAGCCCTGTTCCTATCTCCTGACGTTCAATCTCTAGGTATTTACTCTCCATAGATCGCTGAGATGTCCCCACTTTCAGCTCAACCCGTTTTGTTAGTCTCCAAGGAATTATTAAGTATGTGACTATTTTAACTCATATAATCTGGCGCCTGATTTCATTTGTCTTTGCTTTTGTTTCGAAACATTGTATGTCGTTAAAAGGCAACACATTGCATTTGAAACTGGTAGCGACATATTTATAAGCATCTGAAACTTCCCCGCTTTTTTTGAGAGCGAGAGTGGACGAAaggttttttctgtttttcgtgCACAGGTGTCATTTCAGCATTCCTCTTTCCTTTCACAACATGGTACCAGAATAGCATCACCCATGAGGGCAGCGAAATTTCGTAGATCTCTGAATAGCATAGATTCGAATCTTACAAATATTGCTGCCTTACAAATGGAGAGCGTATCCACGACATGTCATTGGTTAAATCACCGATAAGTCTCCGCACAATAGCGCAACTGTGATGGCTTCTCAGTGGGGTGGTTCTAACTGGAAGCTGGTTTTTACACGTAATTCGAACGGAATAGACCTCATACACGAGTAGAGTGGATTCCAGTAGAAATAAAATATAGCAAGGGGTGCCATAGAGCAATTGGACGGTTATGGTTATGAAAACATGGAGGGATAAGAGGCCCAGAAGCTGGCGCCTCACGAGGATAATTAGACGCCAACGGGAGAGGAATGTATGAGCGTAGAGGGATGAGTATAGTCAGTCCGGTAATGacgatctttttttttcgcgttgtTCCGACGCTTATAACTCACCCCATCTCTGAGCATCCTCACGTACTGGACGATCTCTTCACTGAGCGATGGCGACGAATAGCGGAGGAGCTTGTGCATCCCATGGTGCGCAACCACGAACCCAAGGAAGCGGTTGCATTCTATCCGCTGGCGCGTCTCGTGCAAGGCCTTTGGCGCCAGAGGGTCGATGCAGCCGTACAGGTGCACAGTGAGCAGCTGCTTCAGCAGGGCATCCCCCATGAAGTCCATGGGCCGCATGAATCCAGGGATAATGCGAACTCCAGCAGGAAACGAGCCGTGTGTAAAAGCCTTTAGCAGGAACCCCTGAGCAAGTAACAGCACTCCTTAATATGTCTTATTAGCGGTGCTTCACCAGAACAGGTATAGAAGAGGAGTGATCATTTTCAAACAGGGTACGCTTACCGAGTACCCACTGGCTCACAGTTCGTATAGTACGCCTAACACGGCACAGGGAAGATGCTTAACTCTACCAGGGATATTTCGCTCGAAACAGCGCGAATAAACTGAATGGctgaaaaaatggctgtggttaagctctggttaaaccccgagtgacgcgatagctacatcgtGAAACTCGGTCAGTCGAATGgcagctccgtttcgctgggcattcctccttaatcttcgtcccacttgacacggcgcatgcgaaCAGCTGTTACATCTCGGTTTCGCCGGAACGCCGCGCCGCTAGCAacggaagctgctccgcaccacgtgactaaccacgtgaccaacggccacaccacgtgaccaaccacatgaccaaCGGCGCctccacggagctcaagtggtgccacggaGCTCAAATagcgccacggagctcaagtggtgccaagctgaagggtcgaagaagtaacATAGTGTAGTTATCGCcacagaaatgaaaaatggttttaagggaaggaaagtaaatagcgcagtatctgcctcgcatCTCGCTGGACACCGGCACCGTTCCttaaggaaaggggtaaaggagggactgaaagaagaaaataagaaagacgtgccgcagtggagggctgtggagTAATTTGGACACCCTGGGcatttttaaagtgcactgagaTTGCAAAGAACAAGGTCGCTTCGCACAGGTGGCGTAAGGCTTTATCAtctgcacagcacgcgggcgtcttTTCGGTTTCGCCTCAATAAAATCGCGGCCGCGAAAAGCAAAAGGGCGCCAGCGTGCTctgtgatgtcactgcacgttaacgatccccaggaggtcaaaatttccggagcccttcactacggcacctctttcttctacCACTCCTTCCTTTCTCTTAAGGCGTGGTTggcgtgtccaccgatatgtgacagTTATTGCGCGATTTCTATTAATAAAAGAGAAcagcctgacagcaaaatagaaggcaaggtagatatacctctcgacatcaggtccaaaataaaaattcctcccataccgaaaaacatgcaccctcagttcaacaaagatagacgaaaatatagggccaaggctatggcaaaaaagttcagagagctgcctgctgaggaggtagcatacgtagacgctgctggggttctggagggggctgcggtttcggccgttgtagacggtcagggaaaacccctgatcacagcctcagtcagaacccagaacGCGGAAACTCttaagaagtggcggtggcgctcgccctgcaggatctaatgcagggtacattctttgcgacagtaaatccactgtcagaaattttagtaagggcttcgtctcttgggaagccaaacgcattctggaaagcatgccaaaacataggtctgctgcactattctggataccagcacatgaagaaatagctggtaacgaggccgctcacctgctagcccgagtaacctacatccgggcagcagcggagcaaccggtctgcacaaatcttaaggatgccccaatcacgtacaaggaaattacggatggttacaaattaggaagaagaatataccctcctccagacgtatcccttactcacacagaggcgtatatctggaggaggatccaagcagggatatacatatcgccagtcaaaattgctaagaacccaggtgacgaaaaatgtatcgactgtggggaaaggggtacactaaaccacattacttgggaatgtcttagctcaccaggggctaaggaagaaatagttttgaagcctgggaggcgctgctgcggagcgaggaccccaacgcgcagcgcaaagccacccgcgtggcggctgaggccgtgaagcatcagctacaccgtcctcagccgacggcctcttctcctaatcgggcttaggcttcggccgagcctgagagggggtgggaagaccaccatctgccggaaataaagtttttctgaactgaactgaagaGAACAATTTTCAAGttatttttggtttttgaggaaaggaaaatggcgctgTAATAGTCTCACATATCTTGGAGGACACCGGCACCgcggcaccgtaagggaagggataaaggagggactaagaaaaaaaaaacgaagtgtccgcccagatatgtgagacagttactgggccattttcattcccacaaaaaccaatctccaacccaaccgcggcggctgcgtttttatggaggaaaaacgctaagcgctcgtgtggtgtgcgatgtcagtgcacgttaaagatccccaggtggtcgaaattattctggagccctccactacggcacctattcattcctttcttctttcagtctctcctttatcccttctcttacggcgcggttcaggtgtccaacgatatgagacagatactgagccatttcctttccccaaaaaccaattattattattattaactttcactccctcccttttcctttcccttatgacgcggttcaggtgtccaacgatatatgaggcagataccgCATCATTtacttccctaaaaaccaattattaaaaatTTTAATTTGTGAGCGCCTATTTCACTTATACTTATTGTGCGGGAAAGTTGGTGGAAACTATGGTCAGAGACAGACTTTCAACATATCTAGAATCCAAACACACCTATGtggacaccatgttcggattccgttCACACCGATCCGCGCGTGATATTCTGCTGCAATTACACAAGGAAGTCTTGGATCCGGTCGAACACCCCGTGACGACAAGGTGGTCCTCGCCTCTGAATTTAGGAGGGCGTTTTACAACGTGGCCCACGACATCATCCTCACCCATTTGTCACAAACTAATTGAGGCGACAAGACGTTTAGGTACATCAGACAATTTTTCCTTGATCGGCAAACGTACATACGTATTCAAGACCAGGAGCCCGCCTGTACCCCTATGTACCAAAGGTACACCACACGGAGCAGTCCTCTCTCCCCTCGTCTTTAATCTCGCcatggtgccccccccccctgcttaaTGATGTCCCAGGCATCAGGCATGCcctgtatgccgacgacatctcgCTCTGGGCAACACATGGAACGTTGGAACAGATCGAGGCCAACCTCCAAGAAGCGGCGACTATCGTGGACGGATACGCTCGCCGCTGTAGCCTAGAATGCTCCATGACCAAATCAGAATTCGTGCACCTTCGGCCCAACCCGAACTGCATCACCAAAATTGACCTCTCCCTTGCTAGCGGCTCTATACCTGAACACGATCAGGTAAGAGTGTTGGGACCCTTTATGCACCGCAACCGCAAGATCGATACAACTCTGCAAAAGCTCCGCAAGATTAGAGAACAGGTGGGCTGCATGGTCTGCCGGGTATCTAACAAACggcggaggggggaggggggggggcagggttACGATGCAAACAGGTCCTGAGGCTGGCGAATGCATTTGTCACCAGCCGGATACTCTAtttggccgcggtggctcagtggttagggcgctcgactactgatccggagtttccgagttcgaacccgaccgcggcggctgcgtttttatggaggaaaaacgctaaggcgcccgtgtgctgtgcgatgtcagtgcacgttaaagatccccaggtggtcgaaattattccggagccctctactacgggcacctctttctttctttcttctttcactccctcctctatcccttcccatacggcgcggttcaggtgtccaacgatatatgagacagatactgcgccatttcctttccccaaaaaccaattattattattattatcaccctaTCTCCACTTACGGAAATGTGACGAGAACGCCCTAGATGTGACCCTTCGCAAAATCTATAAGCGCGccctcgacctccccataacgacgtcaaATCAACGGCTTATCGATCTCGGGATGACACACCTTTGCGTTGCTCCGCGAGGCGCATTTAAACAACCAGTACTTGCGCTTGAATAAACCCTCAGCCAGCAAAAGCCTCCTAAACCGCCTGTACATTGGCTACAAAGCGCATGCAGAGGAAATTA containing:
- the LOC144109565 gene encoding uncharacterized protein LOC144109565 yields the protein MNFNAVSNSSYNETPPVPRKRYCSAVMPLSAVSSSFYDWTKPVPREQWDPLDAQLVRAARPYTAVERTIGYDFRDKGFLLKAFTHGSFPAGVRIIPGFMRPMDFMGDALLKQLLTVHLYGCIDPLAPKALHETRQRIECNRFLGFVVAHHGMHKLLRYSSPSLSEEIVQYVRMLRDGEYPGYRAQAPPKPLADLFESLTAAVYLDSDQNQAAVYRSLFPLLRRQIDTELEHIASIAEETTGTSQCDASSE